The following proteins are co-located in the Betta splendens chromosome 9, fBetSpl5.4, whole genome shotgun sequence genome:
- the sbf1 gene encoding myotubularin-related protein 5 isoform X1: MARLADYFVVVGYDLDKRAEGEGQGRILQRFPEKDWEDSPFPQGTELFCQPSGWQLVPQRQPPSFFVAVLTDINSERHYCACFTFWEGLDNPQLQKVGTSEADEADEEPAVVQPAKVFAPKSLVLVSRLDYTEVYRNCLGLIYAVHVDCLSVPLETVVGNLLTCIIPIAGGSQIDESPVCSLDMVPQALACDWLLACLQPGQDEKAERLRTITLGAGDRQVIQTPINDSLPVSGSSVAQLFRQLGIINVLCLFCAALTEHKILFLSSSYQRLTDACRGLLAIMFPLKYSFTYVPILPGKLLEVLSTPTPFIIGVNSFFRSETQELLDVIIADLDGGTVTIPECVHISLLPEPLLQQTQTLLSMVLDPELEIADHAFPPQSTQPSAPKIQDKEIRAVFLWLFARLFQGYRWCLHIIRIHPEPVIRFHKAAFLGQRALSEDDFLMKVLDGMAFAGFVSERGPPYRATDLFDELVANEVERIRQEEAYPHRAMNHIKELAEQLFKNENPYPAVAMHKVQRPSDNQNTVQNQTPFPDLDDVAVQLFIDHAAAKLKTAPPVVKAEHKAMVPSGPPLGDIVDRNGSMIANSARRLEVVRNCITYIFENKMLEAKKLMPAVLRALKGRAARICLTQELNQHVLQNRAVLDDQQFDYIVRMMNCTLQDCSHMDEHGIAAALLPLVTAFCRKMGAGITQFAYSCVQEHMVWTNMQFWEAMFYSDVQNHIRALYLETDNGVQQNNVEQQDGSGGTREISALELASEQSRLWPTLSKEMQAERVQKEESTVFSQAIHYANRMSYLLLPLDTSKNRLLRSSGLGDVESVSNSYVTNSIAGSMAESYDTESGFEDAESSDVANSVVRFINRFVDKVCNESGVTNEHLKALHTMIPDIVQMHIETLDAVHRESKRLPPIQKPKLLRPTLLAGEELVMDGMRVHLIPDGREEATGQMGGPPLLPAEGAIFLTTYRLIFKGTPTDPLVGEQVVTRSFPIASLTKEKRISVTLPMDQFVQEGLQLRSCTFQLMKIAFDEEVASDLAEVFRKHVHKLRYPQHVQSTFAFTVGQSCKIMVEHKTKDKNQSLKTLSKNLVKSAKRTIGRQNVTRKKFSPPTWENRSSMQSQLDEDEISVSEEVDQTTLTLSSTIRSSDRQTMSNVVERACCRDYQRLGLGTLSNSLTRSKNEPFRISTVNRMYTCCRSYPGLLIVPQSIPDNTIQRICRCYRQNRFPVVCWRNSRTKAVLLRSAGLHAKGVVGFFKSPNAPTSVPSQADSTSLEQEKYLQAIISSMPSYSESSGRNTLSGFTSTHMNTSDSSDKLRQPKIGALMKQVMGGKEDIPGTFSRGALGQRAKVISLSQPKVSGKARNATRGKWGSIRGSGRLSAYNPDVGTRLAGKESPQSNGGPSEALFLRQQKAYLYIIGDKAQLKGGKQDSFQQWEVVPIEVCDVRQVKNSFKKLMKACVPSSSTSDPNMSFLRCLEESEWMALLHRVLQVSVLVVELLDTGSSVMVSLEDGWDVTTQVVSLVQLLSDPYYRTFDGFRLLVEKEWLSFGHRFSHRGAQTLASQSSGFTPVFLQFLDCVHQIHLQFPMEFEFSQYYLKFLAYHYVSSRFRTFLLDSDYERIELGVLYEEKGERKSPQVCKSVWDYIDRLHKKTPIFFNYMFSPEDDEVLRPYTFVSNLKVWDFYQGETLSEGPSYDWELRGRQETVAEEAPEKPDSSGPKSQRHVVWPCYDNLSKAVPDAITKLLQDLQSLEAELGQTSEKWKDTWDKIKAAQRTETKLESKPSFSSSLLMSSNLSHQRRSQGVYLQESGVGSSINLALECEASATSTPVAGRPSTSTLYSQFQSTESENRSFEGILYKKGALLKPWKPRWFVLDKTKHQLRYYETRQDKDCKGVIELAEVESVTPGTPTMGAPKNIDEKAFFDLKTTKRMYNFCAQDNLNAQLWMDSVQSCLSDA; the protein is encoded by the exons CGGAGGGTGAAGGTCAAGGTCGCATTCTCCAGCGGTTTCCtgagaaagactgggaggacAGCCCGTTCCCACAGGGCACAGAGTTG TTCTGTCAGCCCAGTGGTTGGCAGCTGGTTCCCCAGCGTCAGCCTCCGTCTTTCTTTGTAGCGGTTTTGACGGACATCAACTCAGAGCGTCACTACTGCGCCTGCTTCACCTTCTGGGAGGGCCTGGACAACCCCCAG TTGCAGAAAGTTGGCACTAGCGAGGCAGATGAGGCAGACGAGGAGCCAGCTGTGGTCCAGCCAGCGAAGGTCTTTGCCCCAAAGAGCCTGGTGTTGGTTTCTCGACTGGATTACACTGAAGTCTACAGG AACTGTCTGGGCCTCATCTACGCCGTCCATGTAGATTGCCTGTCTGTTCCCTTGGAAACGGTGGTCGGAAATCTCCTCACTTGTATCATCCCTATTGCTGGTGGTTCTCAG ATAGATGAGTCCCCAGTTTGTAGTTTAGACATGGTTCCACAGGCACTGGCCTGTGACTGGCTGCTGGCCTGTCTTCAG CCGGGCCAAGATGAAAAAGCGGAGAGATTG AGGACTATAACATTAGGTGCTGGCGATCGGCAGGTCATCCAGACTCCGATCAATGACTCGCTCCctgtcagcggcagcagcgtggCACAGCTGTTCCGACAACTTG GTATCATCAACGTACTGTGCCTGTTCTGTGCTGCTTTGACTGAGCACAAGATCCTGTTCCTGTCTAGCAGCTATCAGAGGCTAACGGACGCTTGCCGTGGACTGCTGGCTATCATGTTCCCCCTCAAATACAG CTTCACTTATGTTCCCATCCTACCAGGAAAACTACTAGAGGTCCTGAGCACTCCCACTCCATTTATTATTGGGGTCAATTCGTTCTTTCGCTCTGAGACCCAAGAACTG TTGGATGTGATCATTGCTGACCTGGATGGGGGAACTGTCACCATCCCTGAGTGTGTCCACATCTCTCTGCTTCCTgaacctctcctccagcagacccAGACACTTCTCTCCATG GTTTTGGATCCAGAGCTGGAAATTGCTGATCATGCCTTCCCCCCACAATCCACACAGCCCTCTGCACCCAAGATCCAG GATAAGGAGATCCGGGCAGTTTTTCTGTGGCTGTTCGCGCGGCTCTTCCAGGGCTATCGCTGGTGTTTACACATCATTCGCATCCACCCCGAACCAGTGATCCGCTTCCATAAG GCCGCCTTCCTGGGCCAGAGAGCGCTGTCTGAGGATGACTTTCTCATGAAGGTGCTGGACGGCATGGCATTCGCTGGTTTCGTGTCAGAGAGGGGGCCTCCCTACAGAGCCACCGATCTGTTTGATGAA TTGGTAGCCAATGAGGTTGAGCGAATACGTCAAGAGGAGGCCTATCCACACAGAGCTATGAATCACATAAAAGAGCTGGCTGAGCAGCTTTTCAAAAAC GAGAACCCTTACCCCGCCGTGGCCATGCACAAAGTCCAGCGACCATCTGACAACCAGAACACTGTGCAGAATCAGACGCCGTTCCCCGATCTTGATGACGTAGCGGTGCAGCTCTTCATTGACCATGCCGCCGCAAAACTCAAGACGGCGCCTCCTGTAGTCAAGGCAGAGCATAAGGCTATGGTGCCTTCTGGGCCTCCGCTAG gAGATATTGTTGACAGAAATGGCAGCATGATAGCTAACAGCGCCCGCCGCCTGGAGGTGGTCAGGAACTGCATTACGTACATCTTTGAGAACAAGATGCTGGAGGCCAAGAAG CTGATGCCAGCCGTTCTACGAGCACTGAAGGGCCGGGCAGCGCGGATATGTTTGACCCAGGAGCTCAATCAGCATGTGCTACAGAACCGAGCAGTGTTAGACGACCAGCAGTTTGACTACATAGTCCGCATGATGAACTGCACTTTACAG GACTGTTCACATATGGATGAACATGGAATTGCAGCAGCCCTTCTTCCACTGGTCACTGCATTCTGCAGG AAAATGGGCGCAGGCATCACCCAGTTTGCCTACAGCTGTGTACAGGAACACATGGTGTGGACCAACATGCAGTTTTGGGAAGCCATGTTCTACAGCGATGTCCAGAACCACATAAGAGCTCTGTACCTGGAAACGGACAATGGAGTGCAGCAGAACAACGTG GAGCAACAGGATGGTTCTGGTGGCACGAGGGAAATCAGCGCCCTGGAGCTGGCGTCGGAGCAGAGCCGACTATGGCCAACGCTCAGCAAGGAAATGCAGGCGGAGCGCGTGCAGAAGGAGGAGAGCACGGTGTTCAGTCAGGCCATCCACTATGCCAACAGGATGAgctacctgctgctgccgctggacaCCAGCAAAAACCGCCTGCTGAGGAGCTCGGGCCTCGGAGACGTGGAGAGCGTCAGCAACAGCTATGTCACAAACAG TATTGCTGGCAGCATGGCAGAGAGCTACGACACAGAGAGCGGCTTCGAGGATGCAGAGAGCTCAGACGTGGCCAACTCGGTGGTGCGCTTCATTAACCGTTTTGTAGACAAAGTGTGTAATGAGAGTGGAGTGACCAACGAGCACCTTAAGGCTCTCCACACCATGATACCGG atattgttcagatgcacatcGAGACGTTGGACGCAGTCCACAGGGAGAGTAAGAGGCTGCCTCCAATCCAAAAG ccCAAACTGCTGAGGCCGACTTTGCTGGCGGGcgaggagctggtgatggatgGGATGCGGGTCCACCTGATACCTGACGGCCGGGAGGAGGCCACAGGGCAGATGGGAGGTCCACCTCTACTCCCCGCTGAGGGCGCCATCTTCCTCACCACCTACCGGCTCATCTTCAAGGGCACGCCCACAGACCCTCTTG TGGGCGAGCAGGTGGTCACACGATCGTTCCCTATCGCATCTCTGACCAAGGAGAAGAGAATCTCGGTCACTTTACCCATGGACCAGTTTGTTCAGGAGGGACTCCAGCTTAGATCCTGCACTTTCCAG CTGATGAAGATTGCGTTTGATGAGGAGGTTGCGTCAGACCTAGCTGAGGTTTTCAGGAAGCACGTGCACAAGCTACGTTACCCTCAGCACGTCCAGAGCACCTTCGCCTTCACTGTGGGCCAGAGCTGTAAGATAATGGTGGAGCACAAGACCAAGGACAAAAACCAGTCACTCAA AACACTTTCTAAGAACCTGGTGAAAAGTGCCAAGCGGACCATTGGCCGTCAAAATGTGACCAGAAAGAAGTTTTCTCCCCCCACCTGGGAGAACAGGAGCAGCATGCAATCACAACTTGATGAGGATGAAATCTCAG TGTCGGAAGAGGTGGACCAGACCACCCTGaccctctcctccaccatccGCTCATCGGACAGGCAGACCATGAGCAATGTGGTGGAGCGAGCCTGTTGCCGTGACTACCAGCGCCTGGGTTTGGGTACACTCAGTAACAGCCTGACGCGGTCAAAGAATGAGCCGTTCAGGATTTCGACTGTTAACCGCATGTACACGTGCTGCAGGAG CTACCCTGGCCTACTCATTGTGCCACAGAGCATTCCAGACAATACCATCCAGAGAATCTGCCGCTGCTACAGACAGAACCGTTTtcctgtggtctgctggaggaaTTCAAGAACTAAGGCCGTCCTGCTGCGCTCTGCAGGCCTTCATGCCAAGGGAGTCGTGGGCTTTTTCAAGTCGCCCAACGCCCCCACTTCAG TGCCCTCCCAGGCAGATTCCACTAGTCTGGAGCAGGAGAAATACCTGCAGGCCATCATCAGCTCCATGCCTTCCTACAGTGAGAGCAGCGGCAGGAACACGCTCAGCggcttcacctccacacacatgaacaccTCTG ACTCGTCGGACAAACTGAGGCAGCCCAAGATTGGTGCGCTGATGAAACAGGTGATGGGTGGCAAAGAAGACATTCCTGGAACATTTAGTAGAGGAG CTCTGGGTCAAAGGGCGAAAGtcatctccctctctcagcCCAAAGTGTCTGGCAAGGCCAGGAACGCTACTAGAG GTAAATGGGGCAGCATTCGAGGCAGCGGGCGTCTAAGTGCCTACAATCCAGACGTGGGGACACGTCTGGCTGGGAAAGAGTCCCCGCAGTCCAACGGAGGGCCCAGTGAGGCGCTGTTCCTCCGCCAGCAGAAGGCCTACCTCTACATTATAGGAGACAAGGCCCAGCTTAAG GGCGGGAAGCAGGACTCATTCCAGCAGTGGGAGGTGGTTCCCATTGAGGTGTGTGACGTGCGGCAGGTGAAGAACAGCTTTAAAAAGCTGATGAAGGCCTGTGTGCCAAGCTCCTCGACGTCTGACCCCAACATGAGTTTCCTGCGCTGCCTGGAAGAGTCTGAATGGATGGCTTTG TTGCACAGGGTGCTGCAGGTGTCGGTCCTGGTGGTGGAACTTCTGGACACGGGCTCATCGGTCATGGTCAGCCTGGAGGACGGCTGGGACGTCACCACGCAG GTGGTGTccctggtgcagctgctgtccGACCCCTACTACAGAACGTTCGACGGCTTCCGGTTGTTGGTAGAGAAAGAGTGGCTGTCGTTTGGCCACCGGTTCAGCCACCGCGGAGCGCAGACGCTGGCCAGCCAGAGTAGCGGCTTCACCCCCGTCTTCCTGCAGTTCCTCGACTGCGTGCACCAG ATCCACCTTCAGTTCCCCATGGAGTTCGAGTTCAGTCAGTACTACCTGAAGTTCTTGGCTTACCACTACGTGTCCAGTCGCTTCCGCACCTTCCTGCTCGACTCGGACTACGAACGCATAGAGCTGG gagtGTTGTACGAAGAGAAAGGCGAGAGGAAAAGCCCGCAGGTGTGCAAGTCTGTGTGGGACTACATCGACAGGCTCCACAAGAAAACGCCCATCTTTTTCAACTACATGTTCTCTCCTGAAGATGACGAG GTGTTGCGGCCGTACACCTTCGTCTCCAACCTGAAGGTGTGGGACTTCTACCAGGGGGAGACCTTGTCAGAGGGGCCGTCCTACGACTGGGAGCTGAGGGGCCGACAGGAGACTGTGGCCGAGGAAGCGCCAGAGAAGCCTGACAGCAGCGGGCCCAAGTCGCAGCGGCACGTCGTGTGGCCGTGCTACGACAACCTGAGCAAGGCCGTGCCTGATGCCATCACCAAGCTGTTGCAGGACCTGCAGAGCCTGGAGGCCGAACTGGGCCAGACGTCGGAGAAGTGGAAGGACACGTGGGACAAGATCAAGGCCGCACAGAGGACTGAAACCAAACTGGAGAGCAAG ccttccttctccagctctctGCTAATGTCGTCCAACTTGAGCCACCAGCGGCGTTCCCAGGGCGTGTACCTGCAGGAGAGCGGCGTGGGATCGTCCATCAACCTGGCCCTGGAGTGCGAGGCGAGTGCCACATCGACGCCTGTCGCTGGTCGGCCGAGCACCAGCACGCTGTACAGCCAGTTCCAGAGCACGGAGAGTGAGAACAG GAGTTTTGAAGGCATCTTGTATAAAAAAGGGGCGTTGTTAAAACCATGGAAGCCCCGGTGGTTCGTGCTGGACAAGACAAAGCATCAG CTGAGATACTATGAGACCAGGCAGGACAAGGACTGTAAGGGGGTGATTGAGCTGGCTGAAGTGGAGTCCGTCACACCAGGAACGCCCACCATGGGGGCCCCGAAAAACATTGACGAGAAAGCCTTTTTCGAC CTGAAGACGACCAAACGCATGTACAACTTCTGCGCCCAGGACAACCTGAACGCACAGCTGTGGATGGACAGCGTTCAGAGCTGCTTGTCGGACGCCTAG